TTCGCTCGTCTCAACGACGTGTCCTGTTCGCGCTGATTCTGGCCCTGACCGGCGGGGCGGGGAGCGCACAGAACGCCTCTGTGCCACCCGCACAGCCTCCAAGCGTCGAGCGGCTGTCCTCTGCTCAGGCGCAGGCGTTCGAGGCGAAACTGCAGAAGAAGTACGCCGCCGCGCAGGTACGGGTGTACCGCGTGAACGGAGATCTGGCTGTCCTGCTGCTCAAACCGGCCTTTTACAGGCCGCCGCACGTGCTGCTCGACGCCGACACCAAACTGGCCCCGGCCGCACACGATGCCAAGGTCGCCGGACTGCTGCAGCGCTACGAGGAACACTTCACCGGCATCGCGCAGGAAGTGCTGAACACCTTTGGTGCTGCGGGCGTCGGCAAGGCACTGCAGCTGCAGCTTTCGAACGACAATCCGGGTGGGCGCGAACTCACGGTGAACGTTCCGGTGGCTTACCTCAAGACCCTGCAAAGCCGTCCGCTCGACGCCACGCGCGCCGGAGAACTCAAGCGGGAGCTGACCCGCAAGTTCTCGCCAACGGCAGTCAAGCTGTCGAAAACAGGTGGCGCGCTGATCGTGCAGCTGCAGAATCCGAATTTTTACCGGCCGCCCAACGTTCTCGAAGCGGGTGACCTGACGGTGGCTTCGAAGGCCAGTGCCAAAACTGAGCGTCTGCGCAGAACGTACGACGCGCCCCTGCAAGACATCCTGCGCGGTGCAGTGCAGGCCTTTTTCGAACCGGACGTGCAGTCATACGTTCTGCGCGTGGGCCGTCTTTCGGGTGGTCAGTGGGTCTATCTGGACTTGACGGTTCCGCGCAGCGAAGCGGCCCAGTTGCGCCGATGACGTCTCCTTGCCCCGCACGGCGTACCGACCCGAGCGTTTGGTCGGGCAAACACCACGGGCAAACTGCTTTCCATCGCTGGGCGGTCGCTCTACAATGGACGCATGAAGACCGACCCCAGCGACCTCGCGTTGTTTATTACCCAGAGCGTGGTCGACCAGCCCGCCCTCGTGCGGGTCTCGAAAAGCGGGCAGAACCTGCTGATTCGTGTGGCTCCCGGCGAGGAAGGCCGAGTGATCGGCCGGAACGGTCGTGTGATCCAGGCCTTGCGCACCGTCGTCCGCCTGGTCAGCGATCCACGCGAGCGCCTGAACGTCGATCTCGACGCACCCCGAAAAGACACGAATCGCTGAGCGCCGTTGGCGTTCGCTTCAAAACCCGTTCGAGAAAGAGCTGCACTTGACCTCTCCCGCTGTACCGCCCGATGTCATTCGAGTTGGCCATGTTCTAGGTGCTTTTGGCGTCCAGGGCGCCGTACGTCTGTACGTCATCGGTGACCCGGCGCGTCTTGTCAAGCTCACGCGCTTCTTTGTCGAGGGGCGCGGCTGGCTGCGCGTCAAAGGGCGTGACCTGCACGGACCGGGGCTGACCGTGACGTTTTCGGGCGTGCAGGACCGCGACGCTGCCGAACGCCTCAGAAGCGCGCCCGTCTTTGCCCACGAGGACGAATTGCCCCCGCTGCCCCACGATGAGTTTTACTATCACGAGTTGCGCGGCCTCCCGGTGCGCACGCCGGGCGGTGAACTGATCGGCGAGGTGCGCGACGTGCAGGATGCCGGGCCGCAGGATCTGCTGTTGGTGAGCCACGCGAACGGCGACTCGCTGGTGCCGCTGCAGGCGCCTTATGTCGAGATTGTGCGAGATTCCTCGGACCCCAAAAAGCCATTGGCCGCTGTGATTCTCGACGCACCTCCGGGCCTGCTGGGCGAGGACTGAATGCCCGGACGACTTGGTCAGTCCTCCCGAGGATCATGATGCGGTTTTCACTGCTCACGCTGTTTCCGGAACTGCTGCGGCCCTGGACGAGCGAGGCGCTGTTGGGCAAGGCGGCCGCGAAAGGCCTGCTGAGCTTTGACGTGCTGGACATGCGCGATTTCGCCGGCAACAAGCACCGCAAGGTCGATGACACCCCCTACGGCGGCGGAGCAGGCATGGTGATCCGCGCGGATGTGGTCGAGCGCGCGGTCGCGTCAGTTGGCAAAGTAGACGAGTTGATTTTGCTTACCCCGGCGGGAACGCCCTTTTCGCAGCGTATGGCCGAGGAGCTGTCGACCCGCTCCCATCTGGCGGTGCTGTGCGGGCGCTATGAAGGCTTTGACGCGCGCGTCGAGGTCATGGTCACCCGTGAAGTGTCGATCGGAGACTTCGTGATGATGGGCGGCGAAGCGGCGGCGGCCTGCCTGGTCGAAGCAGTGGCGCGGCTGCGGCCCGGTGTGATCGGTGACGAGGAGTCACATCACCAGGATTCCTTTTCGAGTGGTCTGCTCGATTACCCCGAGTACACACGGCCGGCCGTGTGGCAGGACCAGACCGTTCCGGAAGTGCTGCTTTCCGGCAATCACGCCCTGATCGAGCGCTGGCGACGCGACGAGGCACTCACGCGCACCCTCCGGCGGCGCCCCGACCTTCTGC
The Deinococcus peraridilitoris DSM 19664 genome window above contains:
- the rimM gene encoding ribosome maturation factor RimM (Essential for efficient processing of 16S rRNA), translated to MTSPAVPPDVIRVGHVLGAFGVQGAVRLYVIGDPARLVKLTRFFVEGRGWLRVKGRDLHGPGLTVTFSGVQDRDAAERLRSAPVFAHEDELPPLPHDEFYYHELRGLPVRTPGGELIGEVRDVQDAGPQDLLLVSHANGDSLVPLQAPYVEIVRDSSDPKKPLAAVILDAPPGLLGED
- a CDS encoding KH domain-containing protein — encoded protein: MKTDPSDLALFITQSVVDQPALVRVSKSGQNLLIRVAPGEEGRVIGRNGRVIQALRTVVRLVSDPRERLNVDLDAPRKDTNR
- the trmD gene encoding tRNA (guanosine(37)-N1)-methyltransferase TrmD; amino-acid sequence: MMRFSLLTLFPELLRPWTSEALLGKAAAKGLLSFDVLDMRDFAGNKHRKVDDTPYGGGAGMVIRADVVERAVASVGKVDELILLTPAGTPFSQRMAEELSTRSHLAVLCGRYEGFDARVEVMVTREVSIGDFVMMGGEAAAACLVEAVARLRPGVIGDEESHHQDSFSSGLLDYPEYTRPAVWQDQTVPEVLLSGNHALIERWRRDEALTRTLRRRPDLLRSAELTPQDSALLISLGVTLGEIESWGAPPPPPPKRRRR